A window of the Dyadobacter pollutisoli genome harbors these coding sequences:
- a CDS encoding phosphopantetheine-binding protein, with amino-acid sequence MDIESLKPILKGQIVQYLNLLDINPADIKDDEPLFGGDLGLDSIDSLELVVLLEREYGIKITNPAEGRKILVDVNHMAEYILANTKPA; translated from the coding sequence ATGGACATAGAAAGTTTGAAGCCCATTTTGAAAGGGCAGATTGTGCAATACCTGAATTTACTGGATATAAACCCTGCCGATATCAAAGACGACGAGCCTTTATTTGGCGGCGATCTGGGCCTTGATTCGATCGATTCGCTTGAACTGGTCGTGCTGCTCGAAAGGGAGTACGGCATCAAAATCACCAATCCCGCCGAAGGGAGGAAAATCCTGGTCGATGTGAATCATATGGCCGAATACATTTTGGCCAATACCAAACCTGCCTGA
- a CDS encoding beta-ketoacyl-[acyl-carrier-protein] synthase family protein yields MMKPVLVTGMGIISAIGENLSENHESLRHARTGISRAVHFKSHYASLLPFGEINVSNDHLKQSLGLEDSKGYTRTCLLADKAFNEAVADAGLSQADISSFDTALISASTVGGMCLTDQLYEDANLKSAGSEYLSAYGCSAHTMKLIRRYKIKGFTDTINTACSSSANAIMLGARLIRSGRAQRVIVGGVDSLAKYTVNGFNALKILSENPCKPFDVNRDGLNLGEAAAYLVLESQEAASGKKVYARVAGYGNANDAHHPSAMSDEAIGAIRSMKEAMEVAGVTCDQIDYVNAHGTGTQNNDQVELYGLSALFEQIPPFGSTKSYTGHTLGAAGAVEAIFSILSINHAELFPSLHVKTPIANYPNSPIAAYTKTEKVNYVLSNSFGFGGNCTSLVFAGVN; encoded by the coding sequence ATGATGAAACCGGTGCTGGTAACTGGAATGGGCATTATTTCTGCGATTGGTGAAAATCTTTCGGAGAACCACGAAAGTTTGCGCCATGCCCGGACGGGCATTTCCAGGGCGGTCCATTTCAAGTCTCACTATGCTTCATTGCTGCCTTTTGGTGAAATCAATGTCAGCAATGATCATTTGAAGCAATCGCTGGGTTTAGAAGATAGTAAAGGTTACACTCGGACTTGCTTGTTGGCAGATAAGGCTTTTAACGAAGCCGTGGCAGACGCCGGACTTTCACAGGCTGACATTTCATCTTTTGACACTGCATTGATATCGGCCAGCACGGTAGGAGGCATGTGCCTGACCGACCAGCTCTATGAAGACGCCAACCTGAAATCCGCGGGCTCTGAATATCTGAGTGCTTACGGCTGCTCGGCCCATACGATGAAACTGATCAGAAGATATAAAATCAAGGGATTTACCGATACCATCAACACAGCCTGCTCTTCTTCTGCTAACGCGATTATGCTCGGTGCGCGCCTGATCAGGTCGGGCAGGGCCCAGAGAGTGATTGTAGGAGGGGTTGACAGCCTTGCCAAATACACGGTCAATGGCTTTAATGCACTTAAAATCCTTTCCGAAAACCCCTGCAAACCCTTCGACGTCAACCGCGACGGGCTCAATCTGGGCGAAGCTGCGGCCTACCTTGTACTGGAATCCCAGGAAGCGGCCTCAGGCAAAAAGGTATATGCCCGGGTTGCTGGATACGGCAATGCCAATGATGCCCATCACCCTTCGGCGATGTCGGATGAGGCAATTGGGGCTATCCGAAGTATGAAAGAGGCGATGGAAGTAGCCGGCGTGACCTGCGATCAGATCGACTACGTCAATGCACATGGTACCGGAACGCAAAACAATGACCAGGTGGAATTATATGGCCTGAGCGCGTTGTTTGAGCAGATTCCGCCATTTGGCTCCACCAAATCCTATACGGGCCACACCTTGGGAGCAGCCGGCGCGGTGGAGGCAATTTTTAGTATTTTAAGCATTAATCACGCGGAATTGTTTCCCAGCCTGCATGTCAAAACGCCCATCGCGAATTATCCCAATAGCCCGATAGCGGCATACACAAAAACGGAGAAAGTCAATTATGTACTTTCCAATTCATTTGGCTTTGGAGGCAACTGTACCTCGCTGGTTTTTGCAGGTGTTAATTAA
- a CDS encoding ABC transporter permease, whose product MFKIISSLRKEFLLLINDKVGLALMFLMPLILVFIITIIQDSAYKVVNENQIPLLVVNHDTGKEGGKLVAALKKSGLFKIDSQNGIAQQSLKSELLSRGKLIALYIPPRFSAGLESNAADVSKILMDDLGLEHHVADPEKVDMPRLSFYNDPVLQENYSYSVMGIIQSYMSVIENSLMIDRMYSNMDLGDKSQKLKEKMISNRVAIDQIVASNSNSTAIPNSTQHNVPAWTIFAMFFMVVSLGSNIVKERVNGSFLRLKTMPTTFMLVMFSKMAIYVVVAVLQVALTFSMGIWILPRLGLPLLTVPDNFVALAAVVLISSMAAVSYALMIGAFAKTEQQANGFGAISIIIFGAIGGILVPTFVMPGFMQFAANFSPLHWCLEGFYVLFLKGGSWQELRYVFAFLGIFILICQVSTYFKLRLERII is encoded by the coding sequence GGTGGGGCTTGCATTGATGTTTTTGATGCCTTTGATTTTGGTATTTATCATTACTATCATTCAGGACAGCGCCTATAAGGTGGTGAATGAGAATCAGATCCCCCTCTTGGTCGTAAATCATGATACCGGCAAAGAGGGCGGAAAGCTGGTTGCTGCATTGAAAAAATCAGGGCTTTTTAAAATTGATTCTCAGAATGGTATTGCGCAGCAATCGTTGAAATCGGAGCTGCTTTCGCGCGGCAAACTGATCGCCTTATACATTCCGCCACGTTTTTCGGCAGGCCTGGAAAGTAATGCGGCAGATGTAAGCAAAATCCTGATGGACGATCTCGGACTGGAACACCATGTAGCCGATCCTGAAAAGGTGGATATGCCAAGGCTCTCTTTTTATAACGATCCGGTTTTGCAGGAAAATTACAGCTATTCGGTCATGGGCATCATTCAATCCTACATGAGCGTGATCGAAAATTCGCTGATGATCGACCGGATGTACAGCAATATGGACCTGGGAGATAAATCACAGAAGCTGAAAGAGAAAATGATTTCCAACAGGGTAGCCATTGACCAGATCGTAGCCAGTAATAGCAACTCGACGGCCATCCCCAATTCTACCCAGCATAACGTACCCGCCTGGACGATTTTTGCCATGTTTTTCATGGTGGTATCATTGGGAAGCAACATTGTAAAAGAGCGGGTCAATGGTAGTTTTTTACGGCTCAAAACCATGCCGACCACTTTCATGCTGGTCATGTTTAGTAAAATGGCTATTTATGTGGTTGTGGCCGTGTTACAGGTTGCACTCACTTTTTCAATGGGTATATGGATACTGCCCAGGCTCGGCCTGCCATTACTGACTGTGCCTGACAATTTTGTGGCCCTGGCGGCGGTGGTGCTGATCAGTAGCATGGCGGCGGTGAGCTATGCTTTAATGATAGGCGCTTTTGCCAAAACCGAGCAGCAGGCCAATGGTTTCGGCGCTATTTCGATCATCATTTTTGGCGCGATAGGCGGGATACTGGTGCCCACATTTGTGATGCCGGGCTTCATGCAGTTTGCTGCCAATTTTTCCCCGTTGCATTGGTGTCTGGAAGGGTTTTATGTACTTTTTCTCAAAGGCGGTAGCTGGCAGGAGCTAAGGTACGTATTTGCTTTCCTGGGGATTTTTATCCTGATTTGCCAAGTTAGCACCTATTTTAAGTTGCGGTTAGAAAGAATTATTTAA